In Bacteroides sp., the following are encoded in one genomic region:
- a CDS encoding PhoH family protein: MEKTTTARVKPLTKPGRKTKGDHKSKIFVLDTSVIIYNHAAIVSFEDNDVALPITVLEELDQFKKGNDTKNFEAREFTRILDALSLHSSLQDWVPVGNPKGGRIKVIMNQPNGIDAVQIFGEDKADHRILNAALNLVREYPERKVILVSKDINLRLKAKSLNIQAEDFETGKIKNIEELYTGKTHLTDVPTDVIENLYNFGFCEISDIGLPDPIPNHYYILSDGKNSVLAYYNAIEKRVRRIEKHTVQKITPRNAEQVFALHAILNPDVKLVTLQGVAGTGKTLLALAGALEQRRNFDQLFVARPIVPLSNRDIGFLPGDISSKLSPYMEPLYDNLKFIQTQFREKDREFKTITEALENEKIVVAPLAYIRGRSLSNIIFIIDEAQNLTPHEIKTIITRAGENTKMIFTGDVYQIDTPYLDAQSNGLSYLIDRVKNHPIYAHIKLEKGERSELANLANNL, translated from the coding sequence ATGGAAAAGACTACCACTGCCAGGGTAAAACCCCTTACCAAGCCTGGCCGGAAAACCAAAGGCGACCATAAAAGCAAGATTTTCGTTCTGGACACCTCGGTAATCATTTATAACCACGCCGCCATTGTTAGTTTTGAGGACAATGATGTTGCCCTTCCCATTACGGTGCTGGAAGAGCTCGACCAGTTCAAAAAGGGTAATGACACCAAAAACTTCGAGGCACGGGAGTTTACACGTATCCTCGATGCCCTGTCGTTGCACAGCTCACTGCAGGACTGGGTTCCGGTTGGCAACCCAAAGGGCGGCCGTATTAAGGTGATTATGAACCAGCCCAACGGAATCGATGCCGTACAGATCTTCGGCGAGGACAAAGCCGACCATCGCATCCTCAACGCCGCACTGAACCTGGTACGTGAATATCCCGAACGCAAGGTTATCCTGGTTTCGAAGGATATCAACCTGAGGCTTAAAGCCAAGTCGCTTAACATCCAGGCAGAGGACTTTGAAACCGGTAAGATTAAGAACATCGAAGAACTCTATACCGGTAAAACCCATTTAACCGATGTGCCCACTGATGTCATTGAGAACCTATACAATTTTGGTTTTTGTGAGATCAGCGACATTGGCCTTCCCGATCCTATCCCAAACCATTACTATATATTGTCGGACGGCAAGAATTCGGTGCTGGCATATTATAATGCCATTGAGAAACGGGTCAGGCGAATCGAAAAGCATACCGTTCAGAAGATCACCCCGCGAAATGCCGAACAGGTCTTCGCCCTGCACGCCATCCTGAATCCCGATGTGAAACTGGTGACCCTTCAGGGTGTTGCAGGTACCGGAAAGACCTTGCTGGCTCTGGCAGGTGCCCTGGAACAAAGACGCAACTTTGATCAGCTTTTTGTGGCCAGGCCCATTGTACCCCTCAGTAACCGCGATATTGGTTTCCTTCCCGGCGATATCAGTTCAAAGCTAAGCCCCTACATGGAACCGCTTTACGATAACCTGAAATTCATCCAGACCCAGTTCAGGGAAAAGGACCGTGAGTTTAAAACGATCACCGAAGCCCTGGAAAACGAAAAGATCGTGGTGGCCCCGCTGGCCTATATCAGGGGGCGCAGCCTCTCGAACATCATTTTCATCATTGATGAGGCACAAAACCTGACCCCGCACGAAATCAAGACCATTATTACACGCGCAGGCGAAAATACCAAGATGATCTTTACGGGTGACGTGTACCAGATTGACACGCCTTATCTGGATGCCCAGAGCAACGGATTGTCCTACTTGATTGACAGGGTGAAAAACCATCCCATCTATGCACACATCAAGTTGGAAAAAGGAGAACGCAGTGAACTCGCCAACCTGGCCAATAACCTTTAA
- a CDS encoding M28 family peptidase, translating to MTSIHKYLPFIFLPIMLFAIACSNSGNRQAGNNPAAKNNTPSVQVPVFNQDSAYAYVASQVAFGPRVPNSEAHQQTAHWLATTLGRFADTVQVQQAKVRAYDGTVLNISNIVASFKPGASSRILLCAHWDSRPYADFDPDPANHYTPIPGANDGASGVGVLIEIARVLSQNEPGIGIDIVLFDAEDYGEHEQSNQNAEDSWGLGSQYWSNTPHRHDYNARFGILLDMVGAGGAQFRQEGFSMFYAPNIVRKVWATARRIGYGAYFVEQQGGYVTDDHYYVNKIRNIPTINIIHQEDNNLHGFFPQWHTLEDDMDIIDPNTLKAVGQTVLAVIFEEK from the coding sequence ATGACATCGATCCACAAATACCTTCCTTTTATTTTTCTTCCGATCATGCTATTTGCCATTGCCTGCTCCAATAGCGGCAATCGTCAAGCGGGGAACAATCCGGCTGCTAAAAATAATACGCCATCTGTCCAGGTACCCGTGTTTAACCAGGACTCTGCATATGCTTATGTGGCCAGCCAGGTGGCTTTTGGTCCCAGGGTTCCCAATAGCGAGGCCCATCAGCAAACTGCCCATTGGCTAGCCACTACGCTGGGCCGTTTTGCCGATACCGTCCAGGTGCAGCAGGCGAAGGTCAGGGCTTATGATGGCACGGTGCTTAACATCAGCAACATCGTTGCCTCTTTTAAGCCTGGGGCCAGCAGCCGCATCCTGCTTTGTGCCCACTGGGACAGCCGCCCCTATGCTGACTTCGACCCCGATCCGGCCAACCATTACACGCCTATTCCCGGGGCTAACGACGGGGCAAGTGGTGTGGGTGTGCTGATCGAGATCGCCAGGGTTTTATCGCAGAACGAACCCGGCATTGGGATTGACATTGTTTTGTTCGATGCTGAAGATTACGGTGAGCACGAGCAATCGAATCAGAACGCAGAAGACTCCTGGGGGCTTGGGTCTCAATACTGGTCAAATACCCCCCACCGTCACGACTACAATGCCCGCTTCGGCATACTGCTCGACATGGTGGGTGCTGGTGGTGCACAGTTCAGGCAGGAAGGCTTTTCCATGTTTTATGCGCCGAATATTGTCAGAAAAGTATGGGCCACTGCCCGCAGGATTGGCTATGGGGCCTATTTCGTCGAGCAACAGGGAGGGTATGTGACTGACGACCATTATTATGTGAACAAGATCCGGAACATCCCTACCATAAACATCATCCACCAGGAAGATAATAATCTTCATGGCTTCTTTCCGCAATGGCACACCCTGGAGGACGACATGGACATTATTGACCCCAACACCCTGAAGGCGGTGGGGCAGACTGTACTTGCCGTAATCTTCGAAGAAAAATAA
- a CDS encoding LuxR C-terminal-related transcriptional regulator has protein sequence MEKSKNTKKQVPLSVELEKDGVLKTNLDLKKKVLFYEKIFSEVNASILLFDLINLRAVWSNGNLTKVLGLKPKQVIAGEELIEHYHPEDQNMLLEMRDFFRDNKKGTFTGFYKFRNTTGEYIWFYTTAQLFRYNLKEGVFEVLAATLNFSDHLTYGKNLKIFAQEKLRDINSKQVNRITNREKQVVKYFSNGFRTREIADLLGISTHTVNNHRKNILRKLELKNLAALVNFAVENGLD, from the coding sequence ATGGAAAAATCGAAAAATACGAAAAAGCAAGTGCCACTTTCTGTTGAATTGGAAAAGGATGGTGTTTTGAAAACCAATCTTGATCTTAAAAAGAAGGTGCTTTTTTATGAAAAGATCTTCTCGGAAGTCAATGCCAGCATTTTGCTTTTCGACCTGATAAACCTGCGGGCTGTCTGGTCGAATGGAAATCTGACAAAAGTATTGGGTTTAAAGCCAAAACAAGTAATTGCCGGTGAAGAACTTATTGAGCATTACCATCCGGAGGACCAGAATATGCTGCTGGAGATGCGTGATTTTTTCAGGGACAACAAAAAAGGAACCTTCACTGGTTTTTATAAGTTCAGGAATACCACCGGAGAGTACATCTGGTTTTATACCACTGCCCAGCTATTCCGGTATAACCTCAAGGAAGGCGTGTTTGAGGTATTGGCTGCTACACTCAATTTCTCTGACCACCTGACTTATGGAAAAAACCTGAAAATATTTGCCCAGGAAAAACTCAGGGACATTAACAGTAAGCAGGTAAACCGGATCACCAACAGGGAAAAGCAGGTTGTAAAATACTTTTCCAATGGTTTCAGGACCCGTGAAATCGCTGATTTGCTTGGAATAAGTACCCATACGGTAAACAATCACCGCAAGAATATCCTGAGAAAACTGGAACTCAAAAACCTTGCTGCCCTTGTGAATTTTGCTGTTGAGAACGGCCTCGATTAA
- a CDS encoding T9SS type A sorting domain-containing protein, with the protein MKKILRNYVGVLLSCLLFLSTGLMAQTFEEPHAGQSLSTSGLVSSSPEGLYRSSLTNLTGTNSELQSLMKNAETVVYEPSGLCDENVPFIVVDLSDQPDGSYYLTDDFRSGLCCGIEGGGNRCFEVLLILSDQTAAVSIDLAGATATGAADWWLTPLPLADGTCANPSYKIGDQVCVSEGGIYALTFCKPGQNTYELVINAYSKPTIPDFEVRQDCSTQLEVFGFQESSVTWSGDFVSSLDFSTGLDSPTFTWSEGMPLYPGYVEFNVCGNVTAAESCIGFGGEYCETTRVYVYPEMLIEVSPVSPLFCEGSGVELTANVSGGKPPYTLQWINPLGEVAGTGESVFADIAGQWSFIVADALTTDGCPPAETLVMVEEVSLSLSGLVENVACFGGNDGSILAEVSGGYAPYQYAWSHDMALSGPEATNLMAGEYTLTVTDVNGCSAEYTFMVEEPEAALEALINQVQDESCYGAGDGAAGINVLGGTPPYTLIITDGNGQPVMLDGTPEKMVSATSRIRNNEASRNRNSLSMEELLLKAMAVTGDYTASNLVPGTYLVSLTDANGCEFEVSFTIEAGPMMEAEIVADGDLEFCEGSSVELTATEGASYLWSTGATAQSIVVSESGTYNVEVTFDNGCIANASVEVIVNEVPEVSLSALTGLCQDAAPVSLGGGMPEGGVYSGTGVVDGMFDPAIAGVGTFEITYTYTDENGCSNFATASITVYEQPEVSLASFEAVCEDVPAFVLSGGMPEGGVYSGTGVADGMFDPALAGNGTFEITYTYTDANGCSNYATASITVNELPEVTLASFEALCEDVPAFALAGGMPEGGVYSGTGVADGMFDPAVSGTGTFEITYTYTDENGCSNFATAFITVNELPEVSLSAFNSLCQNAAAFALSGGMPEGGVYSGTGVVDGMFDPAVAGIGTFEITYTYTDENGCSNFATASITVYEQPEVSLASFEAVCEDVPAFVLTGGMPEGGVYSGTGVADGMFDPAVAGNGTFEITYTYTDANGCSNFATANITVNELPVVTLAPFEDVCEHGPAFELTGGMPEGGVYSGPGVENGMFDPTAVGAGTWEITYTYTDENGCSNFATATIYVKTMYAFYEVVNASCFGAEDGAIYLEVHNGNGTYTFLWSNGATTQNLENIPAGEYSVEISDGINCMLYVSGIVVEQPTEIIIEGVVNQISAYGETDGSISTSVSGGNPPYTYAWSNGETTPDLTDLGPGTYVLTVTDADNCQAVAEFVIAEPEILVDLQVTIEVNIATPDPDVVDELIFAVVVTNLNQNIDATGVSVENILPDVFPYIIRLDEGTHGSYDPNTGIWTIGTIPAGEYAMLVYRTGMLLSEAIPSAVNAAEIMPFDQEDPNLDNNYDEVVVTIGESTGGDDGGIESDGNMASQIALRNHKRLVESRHIAQENRVKEMPAFQISDMLTGAINTATLDGTPSTGISYFIPEQGPAETHAYISTPADLLAITNANEIFAVDYLQQDNSRRAAILAIATDPGTVYDHTKVICDRLTGASLEELRHIQIAGQPFILSKLVHPNGYVDYAVSFIATWRNNGFTIDNRWYNGLYNPNGTEEVFNFQVWSVTPQFTRELVETILESMSNTGSLTFRNAITEPQIPQVYVRNGQYRNGKLMLNLVNTNGASSITLTGNKAVVENGNRESFQIEVSIPTSGTSSVEIPVGYLFDAGFSIANNKDNTRDVLYYADGPWMFDYDPGNSVVTHFSTEPETGVLHDRSYNIERDATIKGSVRTYASLFRRLGPGTQPMDMTQYDQVVFNASGVGTVEVMIAKASIHAWNEQYRTVITLNPEEQQYRINFSDLKTAEGQKGFTADDIISVIFNPIGNGSQASPFEVNISNLHFTNHLIEENAAGIFYTSYPNPFKSTTTMEFVLKNESQVKVEIMNLYGQTLEVLKDETMPAGANRVDWTPQALKSGIYMFRITIGNETYSGKMIYQP; encoded by the coding sequence ATGAAGAAAATTTTACGCAACTATGTTGGCGTGTTACTCTCTTGTCTGCTTTTCTTAAGTACTGGCCTGATGGCCCAGACTTTTGAAGAGCCTCACGCCGGACAGAGCCTTTCGACCAGCGGCCTGGTGTCTTCCAGCCCTGAAGGCCTGTACCGTTCATCCCTTACCAATCTTACGGGTACTAATTCTGAGCTTCAGTCGCTGATGAAAAATGCAGAAACTGTGGTTTATGAACCGTCGGGACTATGCGATGAGAATGTTCCCTTTATCGTTGTTGATTTGTCCGATCAACCCGATGGATCTTATTACCTTACCGACGATTTTCGCAGTGGTCTGTGCTGTGGCATTGAAGGTGGCGGAAACCGCTGCTTTGAAGTGCTGCTGATCCTTTCCGACCAGACCGCGGCAGTGAGCATTGACCTTGCCGGTGCAACAGCCACCGGGGCAGCCGACTGGTGGCTCACCCCGCTGCCACTTGCCGATGGCACCTGTGCCAACCCTTCCTATAAAATAGGCGATCAGGTTTGTGTTTCCGAAGGCGGCATATATGCCCTTACCTTTTGCAAGCCCGGCCAGAACACCTATGAGCTGGTCATCAATGCCTACTCCAAGCCTACCATTCCTGATTTTGAAGTTCGCCAGGATTGCAGCACCCAGCTTGAAGTTTTTGGCTTCCAGGAATCTTCGGTTACCTGGAGCGGCGATTTTGTCAGCAGCCTCGACTTCTCAACCGGCCTTGACAGCCCCACCTTTACCTGGAGCGAAGGCATGCCCCTTTATCCTGGCTACGTTGAATTCAACGTATGCGGAAACGTAACCGCAGCAGAATCCTGCATTGGTTTTGGCGGTGAATACTGCGAAACCACCCGGGTATATGTTTATCCTGAAATGCTGATTGAAGTAAGCCCTGTAAGCCCCTTGTTTTGCGAGGGTTCAGGCGTTGAATTAACAGCTAACGTTAGTGGTGGCAAACCTCCTTATACCCTTCAGTGGATCAACCCCCTGGGTGAGGTTGCCGGAACCGGCGAATCGGTGTTTGCCGATATTGCAGGCCAGTGGTCATTTATTGTAGCTGATGCCCTGACCACCGATGGATGTCCTCCTGCAGAAACCCTGGTTATGGTTGAGGAGGTTTCCCTGAGCCTTTCAGGCCTTGTTGAAAATGTGGCTTGTTTTGGCGGAAACGACGGAAGCATCCTGGCTGAAGTCAGCGGAGGCTACGCACCTTACCAGTATGCCTGGAGTCACGACATGGCTCTTTCAGGACCTGAAGCCACGAACCTGATGGCCGGGGAATATACCCTGACAGTAACTGATGTCAATGGTTGCAGCGCAGAATATACCTTTATGGTTGAAGAACCCGAAGCTGCCCTTGAAGCCCTGATCAACCAGGTTCAGGACGAAAGCTGCTACGGCGCAGGTGATGGTGCTGCAGGCATCAACGTATTGGGTGGCACGCCTCCTTATACCTTAATTATTACCGATGGGAACGGTCAGCCCGTAATGCTGGACGGCACCCCTGAGAAAATGGTGAGCGCCACTTCCCGCATTCGCAACAACGAAGCCAGCCGCAACAGGAACTCCCTGTCGATGGAAGAGCTTCTTTTGAAGGCAATGGCCGTTACCGGCGATTATACGGCAAGTAACCTGGTTCCCGGCACCTATCTGGTAAGCCTTACCGATGCCAATGGCTGTGAATTTGAGGTCAGCTTTACCATTGAAGCCGGCCCCATGATGGAAGCAGAAATTGTTGCTGATGGCGACCTTGAATTCTGCGAAGGCAGCTCGGTTGAGCTGACTGCCACTGAAGGTGCCTCCTACCTCTGGAGCACTGGCGCTACTGCGCAAAGTATCGTGGTAAGCGAAAGCGGCACCTATAATGTTGAGGTGACCTTTGACAATGGGTGCATAGCTAACGCTTCGGTGGAAGTTATCGTTAATGAAGTTCCGGAAGTAAGCCTTTCAGCACTGACTGGCCTTTGCCAGGATGCAGCCCCCGTTTCACTGGGCGGCGGAATGCCCGAAGGCGGCGTTTACAGCGGCACAGGTGTTGTGGATGGAATGTTTGATCCCGCCATTGCTGGGGTAGGTACCTTTGAGATTACCTATACCTATACCGATGAAAATGGTTGCAGCAACTTTGCTACCGCTTCCATTACCGTTTATGAGCAGCCCGAAGTAAGCCTTGCTTCCTTTGAAGCTGTCTGCGAAGATGTTCCCGCATTTGTCCTTAGCGGCGGCATGCCCGAAGGCGGTGTATACAGCGGAACCGGCGTTGCCGATGGGATGTTTGACCCTGCATTAGCCGGCAACGGTACGTTCGAGATCACCTACACTTATACCGATGCCAACGGTTGCAGTAACTATGCCACCGCTTCCATCACCGTGAATGAGCTGCCTGAGGTTACCCTGGCTTCTTTTGAAGCATTATGCGAAGATGTTCCTGCATTTGCACTTGCTGGTGGTATGCCCGAAGGTGGTGTTTACAGTGGAACCGGTGTGGCCGATGGGATGTTTGATCCTGCAGTATCAGGAACCGGTACTTTTGAGATTACTTATACCTATACCGACGAAAACGGGTGCAGCAACTTTGCCACTGCTTTCATTACTGTTAATGAGCTGCCTGAGGTTAGCCTCTCAGCATTCAACAGCCTCTGCCAGAATGCTGCTGCTTTTGCCCTGAGTGGTGGAATGCCCGAAGGCGGCGTTTACAGCGGCACAGGTGTTGTGGATGGAATGTTTGATCCCGCAGTGGCCGGCATTGGCACCTTCGAGATTACCTATACCTATACCGATGAAAATGGTTGCAGCAACTTTGCTACCGCTTCCATTACCGTTTATGAGCAGCCCGAGGTAAGCCTTGCTTCCTTTGAAGCTGTCTGCGAAGATGTTCCCGCATTTGTCCTTACCGGCGGCATGCCCGAAGGCGGTGTTTACAGCGGAACCGGCGTTGCCGATGGGATGTTTGACCCTGCAGTAGCCGGCAACGGTACTTTCGAGATCACCTACACTTATACCGATGCCAACGGTTGCAGCAATTTTGCTACCGCTAACATAACGGTAAACGAACTGCCCGTGGTAACACTGGCACCCTTTGAGGATGTTTGCGAGCACGGTCCTGCTTTTGAACTGACTGGCGGCATGCCCGAAGGCGGTGTTTACAGTGGCCCCGGCGTTGAAAACGGAATGTTTGACCCCACAGCAGTGGGTGCAGGCACCTGGGAAATCACCTATACCTATACCGACGAGAATGGTTGCAGCAACTTTGCTACCGCTACCATTTACGTGAAAACGATGTATGCCTTCTACGAAGTGGTCAATGCAAGCTGCTTTGGTGCAGAAGACGGAGCCATTTACCTTGAGGTTCACAATGGCAATGGCACTTATACCTTCCTGTGGAGCAACGGCGCCACTACCCAGAACCTGGAGAACATCCCCGCCGGCGAATACAGCGTGGAGATCAGCGATGGCATCAACTGCATGCTTTATGTAAGCGGTATTGTGGTAGAACAGCCCACCGAGATCATCATCGAAGGCGTGGTCAACCAAATTTCTGCTTATGGTGAAACCGATGGTTCCATTTCAACCAGCGTAAGCGGTGGAAACCCACCCTATACCTATGCCTGGAGTAATGGTGAAACCACTCCTGACCTTACTGACCTGGGCCCCGGCACCTACGTATTGACGGTTACCGATGCTGACAATTGCCAGGCTGTGGCTGAGTTTGTGATTGCAGAGCCCGAAATTCTGGTCGATCTTCAGGTTACCATCGAAGTCAATATTGCAACACCCGATCCGGATGTTGTTGATGAACTGATCTTTGCCGTAGTGGTGACCAACCTGAATCAAAATATTGACGCCACGGGTGTCAGCGTTGAAAACATCCTGCCCGATGTATTCCCCTATATCATTCGTTTGGATGAAGGTACCCATGGCAGTTATGATCCCAACACGGGCATCTGGACCATAGGCACAATTCCTGCCGGCGAATATGCCATGCTGGTATACCGCACAGGTATGCTGCTCAGCGAGGCAATCCCTTCAGCTGTCAATGCAGCCGAAATTATGCCCTTCGATCAGGAAGACCCCAACCTCGATAACAACTACGATGAAGTGGTGGTCACCATTGGTGAATCAACCGGTGGCGACGATGGTGGGATTGAAAGCGATGGCAACATGGCTTCCCAGATCGCCCTGCGCAATCACAAGCGCCTGGTTGAAAGCAGGCACATTGCCCAGGAAAACCGGGTAAAAGAAATGCCGGCCTTCCAGATCAGCGATATGCTCACAGGTGCCATTAACACGGCTACCCTCGACGGAACGCCTTCCACCGGTATCAGCTATTTTATCCCCGAACAAGGACCTGCTGAAACCCACGCCTACATCTCGACCCCTGCCGACCTGCTGGCCATTACCAATGCCAACGAGATCTTTGCCGTTGACTACCTGCAGCAGGACAACAGCCGCAGGGCTGCCATCCTGGCCATTGCCACCGATCCCGGCACCGTGTATGACCATACCAAGGTCATCTGCGACCGTCTGACCGGCGCTTCACTTGAAGAGCTCAGGCATATCCAGATCGCAGGACAACCCTTTATCCTTAGCAAGCTGGTTCACCCCAACGGTTATGTGGACTATGCAGTAAGCTTTATCGCCACCTGGAGAAACAATGGCTTTACCATTGACAACCGCTGGTACAATGGCCTGTACAATCCCAACGGAACCGAGGAAGTATTTAACTTCCAGGTATGGTCGGTGACCCCGCAGTTCACCCGCGAGCTGGTAGAAACCATCCTGGAATCGATGAGCAATACTGGCAGCCTGACCTTCAGGAACGCCATCACCGAGCCCCAGATTCCCCAGGTTTATGTCAGGAACGGCCAATACCGCAATGGTAAGTTAATGCTGAACCTTGTAAACACCAATGGTGCATCGAGCATCACCCTCACCGGCAACAAAGCCGTTGTAGAAAATGGCAACAGGGAAAGCTTCCAGATTGAAGTAAGCATCCCCACTTCGGGTACCTCCAGCGTAGAAATCCCTGTAGGTTACCTGTTTGATGCCGGTTTCTCGATTGCCAACAACAAGGATAACACCCGCGACGTGCTCTATTATGCCGATGGCCCCTGGATGTTTGATTATGATCCGGGCAATTCCGTGGTAACCCATTTCAGTACTGAACCTGAAACAGGCGTCCTTCACGACAGGTCATACAACATTGAGCGTGATGCCACCATCAAGGGTTCTGTCAGGACTTATGCTTCCCTGTTCCGCAGGCTTGGCCCGGGCACCCAGCCCATGGACATGACCCAGTACGATCAGGTGGTCTTCAATGCAAGTGGTGTGGGAACCGTGGAGGTTATGATTGCCAAGGCCAGTATTCATGCCTGGAATGAACAGTACCGCACGGTCATCACCCTCAATCCCGAGGAGCAGCAATACAGGATCAACTTCAGTGACCTGAAAACGGCAGAAGGCCAAAAGGGTTTCACTGCTGATGATATCATCTCAGTGATCTTCAACCCCATTGGCAATGGCAGCCAGGCAAGTCCCTTCGAAGTGAATATCTCAAACCTGCACTTCACCAACCACCTCATTGAGGAGAATGCAGCGGGTATTTTCTACACCAGCTACCCCAACCCCTTCAAGAGCACCACTACCATGGAATTCGTCCTGAAAAACGAAAGCCAGGTAAAGGTTGAGATCATGAACCTTTATGGTCAAACCCTTGAGGTCCTGAAGGATGAAACCATGCCTGCAGGCGCAAACCGGGTCGACTGGACCCCTCAAGCCCTGAAGTCTGGCATCTATATGTTCCGCATTACCATAGGAAATGAAACCTATTCAGGAAAGATGATTTATCAGCCGTAG